In one window of Methanosarcina vacuolata Z-761 DNA:
- a CDS encoding GNAT family N-acetyltransferase: MQLEYSVRGAELSDLHKIMVLYKTVAARSGGIARHADEVTEAYVRNFIERCHETGIILTIEDPSNPEALIAEVHTCSPGIRVFSHLFSDLTIAVHPDYQDKGIGSLLFQTLLQEIELKHPEILRIELITKESNQKAIKLYKKFGFRTEGRLEKRISGKTGELEADIPMAWIRQEREPSF, encoded by the coding sequence ATGCAACTGGAATACAGTGTAAGAGGAGCCGAACTTTCGGATCTGCATAAAATTATGGTGCTTTATAAGACTGTTGCAGCCCGCTCGGGTGGAATTGCAAGACATGCCGATGAGGTCACTGAAGCTTATGTCCGAAATTTCATCGAGAGATGCCATGAGACAGGAATTATTCTGACAATTGAAGACCCTTCAAACCCTGAAGCCCTGATCGCGGAAGTTCATACCTGCAGCCCGGGTATAAGGGTTTTTTCACATCTTTTCAGCGACCTTACAATAGCCGTGCACCCCGATTATCAGGATAAAGGAATAGGATCATTACTCTTCCAAACCCTCTTGCAGGAAATTGAATTAAAACATCCCGAGATTCTCAGGATTGAACTCATTACAAAGGAAAGCAATCAAAAAGCCATAAAGCTCTACAAGAAATTTGGTTTCAGGACTGAAGGCAGACTTGAAAAGCGAATTTCAGGCAAAACTGGAGAACTGGAAGCAGACATTCCTATGGCCTGGATCCGACAGGAACGAGAACCATCATTTTAA
- a CDS encoding 4Fe-4S dicluster domain-containing protein, whose amino-acid sequence MGMLNLVIANISRKPATRLYPFEVRAPFKEFKGRIVFNPDNCILCGLCQKKCPPDAITVTKANKTWELNVFRCIMCTECVNGCPKDCISISNERAKTGAKEFIKIAVPIVDKPKAPKEASSK is encoded by the coding sequence ATGGGCATGTTAAACCTTGTAATAGCAAATATTTCTCGTAAACCTGCTACCAGACTTTACCCCTTCGAGGTGAGGGCACCTTTTAAGGAGTTCAAAGGAAGAATTGTTTTTAACCCTGATAACTGTATTCTGTGCGGATTATGTCAAAAGAAATGTCCACCTGATGCAATAACAGTTACTAAGGCCAACAAAACATGGGAACTCAATGTATTTAGATGCATTATGTGCACTGAATGCGTTAACGGCTGCCCTAAAGACTGTATATCAATCTCTAATGAAAGAGCAAAGACTGGTGCTAAGGAATTTATTAAGATAGCGGTTCCAATAGTAGACAAGCCAAAAGCTCCAAAAGAAGCATCTTCAAAATAA
- a CDS encoding hydrogenase large subunit, translating to MTTVIPFGPQHPVLPEPVSLKLEIDNEVVVGVLPSLGYVHRGLEKFIDTKDYNQTMYICERICGICSGIHGITYSRAVEKLFDVEVPERAQYLRVINSELCRIHSHLLWLGLFADGFGFESLFYECWKYREDVLDLLERFTGNRVIHSMSKVGGASRDLTKEQIDQILKTLDDLEPKVKNIEKVFVNNYTVKKRLVGLGVMSKQLAYEAGTAGPTLRGSGNAIDVRNTEDWDIYKDLGFKAATASEGDCYGRTKVRIDEIYEAIKLVRNAISKLPEGEIATRVKGFPTGEAVMRSEQPRGEVVYYVKGNGTKNLERLKVRTPTFANIPSLLLMLPGVKLADVPIVVLTIDPCISCTER from the coding sequence ATGACAACCGTAATACCATTTGGTCCTCAGCATCCCGTTTTACCCGAGCCAGTTTCTTTAAAACTCGAGATTGACAACGAGGTTGTTGTTGGAGTACTTCCCTCACTGGGCTATGTACACAGAGGGCTTGAGAAATTCATAGACACAAAGGACTACAATCAAACGATGTACATTTGCGAAAGAATCTGTGGAATCTGCAGTGGCATCCATGGTATAACTTATTCAAGGGCAGTCGAGAAACTATTCGATGTTGAAGTCCCTGAAAGAGCTCAGTATTTAAGAGTAATAAATAGTGAACTCTGCAGAATTCACAGTCACCTTCTCTGGCTTGGCCTGTTCGCAGATGGTTTCGGATTTGAAAGTCTCTTTTATGAATGCTGGAAGTACAGAGAAGACGTACTGGATCTATTAGAGAGATTCACTGGAAACAGAGTTATACACTCGATGTCCAAAGTCGGAGGAGCTTCCAGAGATTTGACTAAAGAACAGATTGATCAGATCCTGAAGACCCTTGATGACCTGGAACCCAAAGTCAAAAATATAGAAAAGGTGTTTGTAAACAACTACACCGTAAAGAAAAGACTTGTGGGACTGGGTGTAATGTCAAAGCAGCTTGCATATGAGGCAGGAACTGCTGGGCCTACACTTAGAGGAAGCGGAAACGCTATTGACGTAAGAAATACAGAAGACTGGGACATATACAAGGATCTCGGTTTTAAGGCAGCCACTGCAAGTGAAGGAGATTGTTACGGCAGAACTAAAGTAAGGATAGATGAGATATACGAGGCTATCAAACTGGTAAGAAATGCTATCTCCAAGCTGCCTGAAGGTGAGATTGCAACACGTGTAAAGGGTTTCCCTACCGGTGAAGCGGTTATGAGATCAGAGCAGCCCAGAGGTGAAGTTGTATACTATGTGAAAGGCAATGGTACCAAAAACCTGGAGAGACTTAAAGTAAGGACACCTACCTTTGCAAACATACCTTCACTGTTACTTATGCTGCCAGGCGTCAAACTCGCTGATGTGCCTATAGTTGTACTTACTATAGACCCCTGCATTAGCTGCACTGAAAGATAA
- a CDS encoding NADH-quinone oxidoreductase subunit C — protein MLDNVIPNITEIKSMPEVLKAVEGLKSDGYRYVTMICLKANEGHELIYIFEKDDKLKHLRYFVKPGEKPKSVSGIYLCALLIENEYQDLFGLTFEGLAIDYKGHLYLTPNSPKTPLA, from the coding sequence ATGCTTGATAATGTGATTCCAAATATAACAGAAATTAAAAGCATGCCAGAAGTGCTAAAAGCTGTTGAGGGTTTGAAAAGTGATGGCTATCGATATGTTACTATGATATGCCTGAAAGCTAACGAAGGCCACGAGTTGATATACATCTTCGAGAAAGACGACAAACTAAAGCATCTGAGGTACTTTGTGAAACCAGGTGAGAAACCCAAGAGTGTGTCAGGCATTTACCTATGTGCACTTTTGATCGAGAACGAGTACCAGGATCTTTTCGGATTGACTTTCGAAGGTTTAGCAATCGACTACAAGGGCCACCTTTACTTAACGCCAAACAGTCCAAAAACTCCCTTGGCTTAA
- a CDS encoding NADH-quinone oxidoreductase subunit B family protein — MSLAKSPWIIHVNVNSCNGCDIEVVACLTPLYDAERFGVLNIGTPKQADIMVVTGSVNYKSVNVLKNIYNQIPDPKVVLAVGACASTGGIFHDCYNVIGGVDQVIPVDAYVPGCCPRPEAILDGVVAALSILEEKKKGNIRGKEVKLKGNEVPSNA; from the coding sequence ATGAGTTTGGCAAAATCCCCATGGATCATACATGTAAACGTGAACAGTTGCAATGGCTGTGATATTGAAGTAGTGGCCTGTCTTACTCCTCTATATGATGCTGAAAGATTTGGTGTTTTAAACATCGGCACTCCCAAGCAAGCTGATATAATGGTGGTTACAGGCTCTGTGAATTACAAGAGTGTAAATGTGCTTAAAAACATTTACAACCAGATCCCTGATCCAAAAGTCGTTTTAGCTGTAGGCGCCTGTGCATCTACAGGTGGGATATTCCATGATTGCTATAATGTGATAGGTGGAGTAGACCAGGTCATACCTGTAGATGCATATGTTCCCGGATGCTGCCCAAGGCCTGAAGCCATACTTGACGGCGTAGTAGCAGCACTTTCAATACTTGAAGAAAAGAAGAAAGGGAATATCAGAGGAAAGGAAGTAAAATTGAAAGGAAACGAGGTGCCATCGAATGCTTGA
- a CDS encoding respiratory chain complex I subunit 1 family protein encodes MNEILTIILVLIVAPIIGCLASGVDRKITARLQGRVGPPLLQPYYDVKKLLSKDNMVVNSSQNFYVIVYLVFIILSLFMLVFKQDFLMIIFVYTVASVALIVGGMSTGSPYARVGSSREIMAILSYEPVLILYALAIYLLTGTFKLSALLDASSPLLMYTPLIFIAMIVVLNIKLKKSPFDYSTSHHGHQELVKGMTTEYGGPGFATIEIAHFYEYVFLTGLIFLFWASNPIIGVLLGIIAYLLIIVIDNITARVYWQWMLKLSWTVLLIISIVNIAFLYVSGVKLA; translated from the coding sequence ATTATTCTTGTCTTAATTGTTGCTCCTATCATCGGCTGTTTAGCCTCAGGAGTAGACAGGAAAATCACTGCAAGACTGCAGGGTAGAGTAGGTCCTCCTCTTTTGCAGCCATACTATGATGTTAAGAAGCTCCTCAGCAAAGACAACATGGTTGTAAATTCATCTCAAAACTTTTACGTAATCGTGTACCTCGTCTTTATCATTTTGAGTCTTTTTATGTTAGTTTTCAAACAAGACTTTCTGATGATAATATTCGTCTACACAGTAGCTTCGGTAGCTCTAATTGTAGGAGGAATGAGCACTGGTTCTCCGTACGCTAGAGTAGGAAGTTCAAGAGAAATAATGGCCATACTGTCCTATGAACCAGTTTTAATTTTATATGCTCTTGCAATCTACTTGCTTACCGGCACTTTCAAACTATCTGCGCTGTTAGATGCGTCATCCCCTCTGCTAATGTATACGCCTCTTATATTCATAGCAATGATAGTTGTCCTAAATATAAAATTGAAAAAGTCTCCCTTTGACTACTCAACCTCTCACCATGGTCACCAGGAGCTGGTTAAAGGTATGACAACCGAATATGGAGGGCCAGGGTTTGCCACCATCGAGATTGCACACTTCTATGAATATGTGTTTTTAACAGGACTCATATTCTTATTCTGGGCATCAAACCCAATAATAGGTGTGCTTTTAGGCATCATTGCTTACTTGCTTATAATTGTTATAGATAACATTACTGCAAGAGTATACTGGCAGTGGATGCTCAAACTGAGCTGGACAGTCCTGCTAATAATTTCGATTGTGAACATAGCATTCCTGTACGTTAGCGGAGTCAAATTAGCTTAA